From the genome of Thermosynechococcus sp. NK55a:
AGCAACAGCCCGGTAGCCCAACTGCTGGCTCAGGAGTAGAATCATGCGGGTAATTTGCAAGTTGCGTTCATTTTCCTCCAGTTGGCTGACAAAGGAACGATCTACCTTGAGGTGTTGAATCGGCAGGCTCTGGAGATAGCTGAGGCAGGAATAGCCTGTGCCAAAGTCATCAATGCCAATTTCAATATTGCGATTCCTGAGCAATTCCAGCAAATTCAGCATTTCACTTCCCAGTTCAATGCTAATCCTTTCGGTGAGTTCTAGCAGCAAATGCTGTCTGGGCAGGGGGTACCGCCGCTGAAGGGTATCCAGATACTTCAGGAAAGTGGCATCCTGGAGCGTCTTGGCAGAAACATTGACGCCGAGCCTTAAATCAGCTGGGATGCCATACTGCTGTTGCCAAGTCCAGAGCTGCCGACAGGTCTGCTCTAGGACCCACTGATCCAGCGCCACGATCAACCCTGTCTCCTCGGCAATGGGGATAAAGTGTGCCGGTGAGACAAGACCCCGCTCAGGGTGTTGCCAGCGCACCAAGGCCTCCATGCCGACCAATCGCTGACTCTTCAAATGAAAGACCGGCTGGTAAAAGACTTGCAATTCCCCACCGTTTAGAGCGTGGCGCAGATCATGTTCAAAGTGGAGCCGCTCTAGAACCTGTTTGTGCATCTGGGCATTAAAGACAGCATAGCGCTTTGTTAACTGCCTTTTAGCCGCATACATCGCAATATCGGCATCCCTTAGGACGGCTATACCGGTTTCATACTCGTTTTGGCAAAAGACAACGCCGATACTCGTACTGAGGAAAATTTGCCGCTCCTCCACCCTCAGGGGCTCCTGAAGGCGATGGATAATTTGTTCGCACAGGGCGATCGCCCTCTGGATGTGGGGCACCTCGGTGAGCAGAATCGCAAACTCATCTCCGCCCAAACGAGCTACCGTGTACCGATTCTCAACGAGGCACCGCAGCCAACTGGCGAAAGTCATTAGAAGTTGGTCCCCCACCCCATGGCCCAGGCTGTCATTAATCACCTTAAAGCGATCCAGATCGAAAAATAGCACCGCATAGTAAAACTCAGGACTTGTTTGCGCCTCGGTAATTGCTGCTTCCAATTGCTCCATGAAGTAAAGCCGGTTCGGCAGTCCTGTCAAAGAATCGTGATAGGCTTGCCGATGCAGTTGAAGCTGCACTTTTACTCGAGCAGTGACATCGCGGGAGGTCGTCTGCAGTTGGTGCAATTGACCTTGACTGTTGTAGCAGGGTTTAACTAACGTCTCCAGCCACAGGGGATCCCCTTGGGCAGTACAAACCTCATAGGTTATGGGCCAGAACCTTTGCTGCTGAATCATCTGCTCCAGTTCCTGGTTGACTCGCGATCGCTCCCAATCAGAAGAACAAAGCTGGCTAAAATGCTGGCCAAGCAGCTTTTCAGGAGGAATGCCCAAGAGGGTTTGACAAGAGGGACTCACATAGAGACATTGCCACTGCGGATCGTAGAGCCCAAGAATATCGCTGGTATTTTCCGCTAGGAACCGATAGCGTGCCTCGCTTTCCTGCAGTGCTAGTTCAATGGCTTTGCGTTCTGTAATATCAATGTTGGTACCTACCACTTTACAGGGCTGACCCTGCTCATCGTGAATCAATACTGCTTCACTGTGGAACCAGCGGTAGGTGCCATTGCAATGGCGGAGCCGAAAATCAATATTGTACTCTGCCGCGCCGCGTAGGAACTGACGGTAGGCAACAGTAACGCGATCGCGATCCTCTGGGTGGAGTCGCTCTTCCCAATCCTCAAGACTTGCTTCTTTGGCGGTGCCAGAATACCCCAATTGCCTTCGGTAGCTGGAGGAAACACAGAAGGCCCCTGTACGTAAATCACAAAAATAGAAACCAATATTAGAGACCCGTGCCGCCAACTCTAACTGCGCCTGTTGTTCCTTAAGACGAGTCTCCGCCACCAGCCGCTCCGTGACATCCAAAACCACCGTGTACCAGACAACAGCGCCATCGGCCTCCCGTGTGGGTTGACCCGCCCCCTCCAGCCAGCGGACTTCTCCTGTGGCAGGATGAATGATGCGCCATTGACAAAACCAAGGGGTCAAGGTTTCAGCCGAACGCAGTACAGATTGCCATGTGGCTTCTCGATCCTCGGGATGCACAAGCTGCCACAAACATTCACCATCGGCGGCAGCTGCCTCTGCCGGTACACCCCAAAGACGTTCGCACATTGGGTTGAGGTAAAGGGCACAGTTGCGGCCATCGGGATATTGCTCATAGCGGAAAATGGCGCCAGGCAAGTGAAGCGTCGCCAAGCGAAACCGTTCCTCACTGGCGCGCAGAGCAGCCTCAACCTGCCGTCGCTCAGCCAGTTCCTGTTGTACTTGCCGGTAGAGGGTGGCTTGGTAAATGGCTACCTCCAATTGGGTGGCAACCCCACAGGCTCGTTCAATTTCTGCCCTTGACCACCCATGGGGTTGAGGGTAGGTAGATAGGCTCAGGCTTCCCCAGAGGCGACCTGCCACCATTAAGGGAATCAGTAACCAGGCTCCCGGAAAAGTAATTGCAATTTCTTGGTTAATGGGATCGCTAATTTCACGGGTATCGTCAACAATGACGATGTTCCCTGCTTTTAGATCTGCGGCAAAAGGGTTGTTGGGATCCGGAATTTCAAAACCATCGTGACGAGGAAAGTTGGGATCATGGTGATACTCAGCAATATGCCGCCAGACTCCCTGCTCCGGTAAATACTGCACCACAACCGCATCAACCCCTAGCCCCACGCCAACTTCCCGCACAGCCGTCTCAAAGATCACGTCGAGATCAAGGGAGTTGCGAATCGCTTGCATAATACGGTTCGCCGCTTGCTCCTGCAGTAACTGCTCTTTGAGAGCGGTAATCAACCGTGGTGAGGAACTGGCCATGGAAAAGCAGATTGCAAAGGCGCTAAGCCAGGAGAATTTGTCTTGAGACTAGCACAGTTTTTTCTTTGTGGCCTAGGTTTAACGGTTTTCAATTGCCTTTGATTTGCCCCTGGGTTCGAGCTAACCATCGAGCATAAAGATCAGGGCGGCGCTCTCGTGTGCGCTCAATTTGCTGTGCCCGCCGCCATGCAGCAATTTTTCCATGGTGACCGGAAAGTAAGACTGGCGGTACTGTCCAGCCCCGAAATTCTGCGGGTCGGGTGTAGTGAGGATAATCCAGTAAGTCATCTTCAAAGCTCTCTTCGTGGAGTGAGGCTGCCTTACCAATGGTGCCCGGCAACAATCGCAGGACGCCATTGAGAATGACAAGGGCCGGGATTTCACCACAGGTCAAGACAAAATCGCCAATGGAGATTTCCTGGGTGACTAAGTGCTCAATGACCCGCTCATCCACGCCCTCATAGTGACCGCAAAGGATGACGAGCTGATCCCGTTCCCGTGACCAGTGCCAGAGGTGCTGTTGGGTGAGGGGCTGCCCTTGGGGGGTAACATAGATGACTTCGCGCCGCGGCAAACAGGGCAAGGATTCTATGGCAGCAAAGAGGGGTTCCGGTTTCATGACCATCCCTACACCACCGCCATAGGGCTCATCATCTACGCGCTGGTGCTTGTCGGTGCTAAAGTGCCGTGGATTGGTTAGGATGACCTCCGCAATGCCCCGCGCCAAAGCTTTGGCTATTAGGCCGCTGCTGAGGGGTGAAGCAAAGAATTCAGGAAAAAGAGTAATAATGTCAAAGCGCATTACTGACGATCGCAAGAGAGGGAACCATAGTAGGCAAGGGCACGCAGTTGACTAAGGGCGCAAAGTTGCTCTTGTTTCCACGCCCGTTGGGTTTCTAGTGCCCGGGGAGGTGACTGAACGCCAAAGAGTTGATTGATCAAAGGGGAGCGATCGCGCTGAAAACGGACAATGGCATATTCTCCCTCCTTGAGATTGGCAGCCCTGGCGAGGGCATTTAGGGTCTCTAAGCGGCTGCGGGTACCATCGATGAGACGGTAGCGCTGCGCCTGATCGTTACTGAAAATCATCGCTCCCATTTCGTTGCGAATGACGCTGGGATCAATGCCCCGTGCCTGGGCCACATGATGAATAAACTTAGTGTATTCCTGCTCAAGGCCAGCTTGGAGGACCTGAATTTCTTGGGGGGTGAGGCGACGGAAGGGATTGCCAATATCTTTGCTACGGCCAGCGCTCAGGGTCCGTTCTTCGATGCTATTGGCGGTGACGCCTCCCATCAGTAGGCCGTTATCGAGGCTGGTGGGGCGATCGTAGTAGAAAACACTGGGACCGAGAATGCCAATACTACCAACCATGCTGCCGTGATCAGCATAGATCTTATCGGCTGTCACCATTGCCCAAACCCCTCCGGAAGCAGCAATACCCTCAATAAAGGCATAGACGGGTTTTTGGGTTGCTTTGCGGTAGCTCCTAATGCCCTCGGCGATCGCCTGTGAGCCAAAGATTGTGCCACCGGGAGTGCTGATATTGACAAAGACGGCCTTAATAGTTTTATCCTTAGCAGCTTCTGCCAACTGCCGCTGCACTTCATAGCCGTAGGTGACACCCACAAGGGGGGCAAAGAAGCTATCCTCTTCGTTTTGGGGGCTGCCTAGAATTGGACCAGTAATGTCAATTCTAAGAATGCGATCGCGACTGCTCTCCTTGCCGCTGATATGTTCGTAGGGACTGGTTTCACTGGCGGGCGCCAACAAGATGCCGAGGAGGGCAAAGAAAACCGTGGCACTGAAGCCCACCACCCCCAGGGTGAAAAAAAGGTCAGCGTGCCAAAAAAGATCACACCGCAGCGGTGAAACACACTAGGCCAAAAGGGGGGAAGTGAACGCGCCATGGATAAACAGAGGGAAGGGTTTGGGTATAATCTGAACAGCTTTTCAGCTCAGCCTCTTCAGTGTTTTAATTACTGAATTAACTTGAACTAACTTATTCTAGCCACAGTAGGCCGTCTTCTTTTGTTTTTCCTCCTCACGACTTACCCTTGCCGTGTTGGCCTTTCATCATCCTTTTGCGAGGTAGGTTCTCTTTTCTAATGAAGCCCCCGATTACTGCTGAGCAGTATCTCAATCATCCCACCTTTGGCTTGCTCTATGGGGTATGCCCTCTGGATGAGCATCGGCAACTTTTTACAACCTTGTATGCCCAGCGGCTCTTTTTCGTTGTGACTCAGCGGCCCGAGGGTGTGGAGTTTCAATCCATTAGTCGCACGGATGCGCGAATGCTCATTGAACAGCGGTTGCGATCCCTCCGTCGCCTTGGCAAAATGACCGAATACCAGGCCCTGGCAGCTATTCATCATCAAGCTTTCCTCTAGCGTTCTGGGATTGGTGAGGGATGATGCATCAAGGTAGCTGCGCAGCGCTGCGGTATCCATCCTCAGAGGCTGTGCCACCATGGTCCTCCCATGAGCCCATTGGCAGTTTGCTCTGTCGGCGGCGCATTGCTGCCGGCTATTGGAATTTGCCGGGATATTCAACGGGCAGAAGCTCTTAGGTTCCATCTTCAGGAAATCCGGCAGTTCCCAGACCTGCGGGAACATTGCCCACTGACCTACCGGCTGTCTATAATCAACTGCAAACGAAGATTGCCGCTATTGATGCTCAAATCTAACAGCTCTTTTGAGGGCTTGTTCTACTCAATTTTTGACTTTATAGTTAATTTATAGTATAAGTTTGTAGTATAAGTTTGTAGTATAGGGTGTTATGATAAAACTGTTCAATACCCTAGCCAATGAAGAGATGAGCTATGGCGGAGTTAATCGTTGATATTCTGGGGACAGGATGTAAAAAATGCCACCAACTAGAGGCCAATGCGCGGGCAGCTCTGGAACAGCTCAATTTAACTGCTCAGGTTAATCATATTACCGACCCTTTAGCGATCGCCGACTCTGGTGTCATGCGAACCCCTGCACTACGGATTAACGGACAAGTGGTCTCCCAAGGCAGCGTGTTGGATACCCAAGAGATCATTGCTTTTCTGCCTCATTAACATGCAAGTCAGAAAGAAAGAGAGTGCCCATTAGAACTGAGAAAGAAGAAAGCAATGGCATTTTGGCAGGGGCAATGGAAGTCACTATTGGTGACGATTGGCGGGTTTTTGGTGTGTTTTTACTTACCCGTTGAATCACTACAGCAGTGGCAGCGCCTGCAGGGGGCTTTTTGGAGTGCTCTCTATCTGGTGCGCTGGTATGCCCAGGAGCATGTTCTGCTGTGCTTGGTTCCGGCCTTCTTTATTGCAGGGGCGATCGCTGTTTTCCTGAGTCAAGAGGCCATCATGAAGTATCTAGGGGCAGAGGCCCCCAAGATGGTAGCCTATGGTGTGGCAGCGGTATCAGGTACGATTTTAGCGGTGTGCTCCTGTACAGTCTTGCCATTGTTTGCCAGTATCTACCGGCGAGGAGCGGGTTTGGGGCCTGCTATTGCCTTTTTGTATTCTGGTCCCGCCATTAATGTGTTGGCAATTATCCTGACTGCACGGGTCTTAGGTCTCTCGCTGGGGCTTGCGCGGGCAATCGGGGCGATCGCCTTTAGTGTTGTGATTGGCCTGCTGATGCAGGCTCTCTTTCCTACCCCGATCAGTGGAGCAGCCGTAAATACGGCCACCGTTAGCAGGAACGAGCCAAGGCGTCCCCTATGGCAGCAGGCCACCCTCCTGGGAGTACTGGTGGGCATACTGGTCTTTGCCAACTGGGTGCAACCAACAACCGATGCCTCGCCCTGGCAGACCATCGCTCTTGGCAAATGGTGGCTCACGGGTCTGTTGGCTCTTATTTTGAGCGGTCTGCTGGTGGTGTGGTACCACGTCAGCCCAGCGAAGGTACTTCTGGCGATCGCTGTCACCGCCGTACTCGCATGGCGATTTGCGGCCTCGCCGCTAGTGCCCTTTAGTGCCGGCATTGTTGGCATCAGTTGGCTGACCAGTACTGGTCAGAAGGAAGCGAGGGCTTGGTTTGAGTCCAGTTGGGAGTATGCACAACAAATTTTACCCCTGCTACTGTTGGGAGTGCTCATAGCAGGTTTCCTCTTAGGCCGTCCGGGCAGTGAGGCCCTCATTCCTAGTCAGTGGATTACAACGGCTGTAGGGGGCAATTCGATTGTTGCCAATTTCTTGGCAGCCCTCTCCGGCGCACTCATGTACTTTGCCACCCTAACCGAAGTTCCGATTTTGCAAGGTCTTTTAGCCAATGGCATGGGACAAGGTCCTGCACTGGCACTGCTACTGGCCGGTCCAGCTCTATCCCTGCCCAATATACTGGTTCTGCGTCAGATCATGGGCTGGCGCAAAACCCTGACCTATACGGCGTTGGTGGTGCTGATGGCGACCTTGAGCGGGATTGCTTATGGCGCCCTTTCGCCCTAAAACAGATTTGCGAGAGTGAAGCTAAATCTTGAGGTGTGAAGATGAGCTACGACTATGACCTACTGGTGATTGGTGCCGGCTCCGGTGGCTTGGCAGCCTCAAAGCGGGCAGCTTCCTACGGGGCTAGGGTGGCCATCGCCGAAGGGGATAAAGTGGGCGGCACCTGTGTGATTCGGGGTTGTGTCCCCAAAAAGCTCATGGTCTATGGCTCCAAGTTTAGCCGCCTCTTTGAAGACGCTGTCGGCTATGGCTGGCGCCCCGTTAAGGCAAAACTCAATTGGGAACGCCTGATCCGTGCGGTGGATCAGGAGGTGAATCGGCTCAGTCAACTGCACATTAGCTATTTGGAAAAAGCAGGTGTTGAACTGTTGCCCTTTTTTGCCCGCTTTGCTGACCCCCACACCCTAGAACTGGTGGATCGCCAAGGACAGGTACAGGGGCGGGTGACAGCAGCAAAAATCCTGATTGCCGTTGGCGGCGAAGCCATTAAACCCAATGTGCCGGGAATTGAACACAGCATTACCTCGCGGGAGATGTTTTTGTTGCCCAAGCAGCCAAAGCGCATGGCCATCCTTGGCGGCGGCTACATCAGTGTTGAGTTTGCTGGCATCCTGCAGGGGCTAGGGACGGAGGTAATTCACTTTCTGCGGGGCGATCGCCCCCTGCGGGGTTTTGATCAAGACATTCAAGATGGCGTCTATGGAGGAATGATCCGCCACGGCATTGATGTGCGTCCCCAGTGCCACATTACTGGCTTGAAGCTCACTAAGAAGGGTAATATCCGCATTTACTACGAACAGCAGGGGCAAACCTGTGAAACCAAAGTTGATACGGTGCTGTGTGCCGTGGGGCGCGCTCCCAATTTGCAGGGGCTAGGCCTCGATCAGGCGGGAGTTCACCTAAGAACCAATAGCCAAGGAATTGTGGCCATTGGGGTGGATGAATACTACCGCACCAATCAAGAGCATATTTTTGCTGTGGGCGACTGCACCAACCGCGTCAATCTCACCCCCGTAGCCATTGCTGAAGGACGCGCCTTTGCCGATACCCAATTTGGCAATCTACCCCGCACCTTAAGCTATGAGAATATTCCCTCAGCGGTGTTTTCCCAGCCGGAGGCAGCTTCTGTGGGGCTTTCGGAGGCGCAAGCCAAGGCGAAATTGGGGGATGAGAATGTGAAAATCTACCGCACGGCCTTTCGGCCCATGTACCACAGCCTCACGGGGCGCCCTGAACAGGTGATCGTCAAATTGGTGGTGGAGAAGAATACGGAGCGGGTGCTGGGGGCCCACATGGTGGGGGATAATGCGGCTGAAATTATTCAAGGGATCGCGATCGCCCTCAAAATGGGCGCCACCAAGAAAGACTTTGATGCCACCATTGGCATTCACCCCTCTACTGCTGAGGAGTTTGTTACCCTGCGCTAGTGGCCACTTGGATGGGACTGTGGAGCAACTCTAGGGCCGCCAGATATTGGGGATCTGCTGCGGTACCCATGGCCATCAGACTCTCTGGGGCATCGAGCACCCGCCGATCTGGCTCAATCCCTACTTTGTTGATGTTGTGGTGATTGGGGGTTTCGTAGTGGGCAATCGTCACAGCGAGGCCAGAGCCATCACTCAGGCTAAAAAGGGACTGAATCGAGCCCTTGCCATAGGTGCGATCGCCCACCAGTCGAGCGCGCCCATGATCCTGGAGGGCACCGGCCAAAATCTCACTGGCACTGGCTGTGCCGCTATTTACAAGGACAACTAGCGGATCATCGGTGAGAGCGCCCCCACTGGCATTGAGGCTATCAATAATCCCTTGGCGATCGACGGTATAGACAATTACCCCCGAGTCCAACCACAACTGGGCAATTTCTACTCCCGCCTGCAACAGTCCCCCCGGATTATTGCGCAGATCAAGAATGTACGCCTCAGCTCCCTGCTGCTCTAGCATTTGAATGGCTTTGCGCATTTCTGTGGGGGCCATAGCACTGAACTGGCTGAGGCGAATATAGCCAACGGTGTGCCCCTGCACTTGGCGAACCTCAGCCGTGACCGGATTAATCTCAATGTGTCCCCGGTGCAGGATCAATTCCTGAGGGGCTTCATTGCCCCGCTGCAGCAATAGGTGAACCGCAGAACCCGCCGTCCCCCGCATCCTTTCGGCGGCCTCGTCAAGGCTCAGTTTGGGGGTGGGCACACCATCAATGGCAAGAATGCGATCGCGGGGTTGAATACCGGCTTGGGCAGCGGGAGAGCCATCAATGGGAGCAATCACTTCAAGGACACCGGTCTCAGGGTCAGTGCTAATTTGCAAGCCAACGCCGATGAGTTCACCCGCAGTGGTGGTTTGTAGGCTGCGAAACTGTTCAGGCCGCAGGAATCGGGTGAAGGGATCCTCAAGGGTGGCCAGCATTCCTTGAATGGCAGCGTAGGTCGCCTCGCGATCGCGCAGGGAATGCTTTAGGGCTTTTTCGCGCACTAGCCACCAGTTTTGACCATTAAAGGTGGGATCGACATAGGCTTGGTTAACAATACGCCAGGCCTCATTAAAGAGTTTTTGTTCTTCCGTCAGGGCGATCGCCGAGTCAGTGGGGAAAATGCCCCAGACCCCCACGAGGACAACCAAACAACAAATGAGACGTTGCAGCCAACGAACCCCCATTCCTTCACCTGCTGATTGCTTCTTTCTCTTAAGCTAGCACTAGAAAAATCCCTAGGCAGGCACGGCTACTCCTTGAGCACTACCTTGGGATGCAGGCGATCGCCCCCACTGATGCCAATGCCGACACAGGCAGTGGCAAAGGTGACGCCCACAACACTCTCCGCCGGCGGCAGCCCCTCACAAATCACGGCGCGGCCATGGTACCAGTCATTGAGTTGTGCTGCATTGAGTTCAAGCCACGGCAGATGCGAGAGAACCGCTTGGGGCGAGCACAGGGGTAAATGTTCTGGGGCAATGCTTTCTAGGCAATGGCTCTCCTCAATCCGCAGGCCGCTGCTTTCAATCCGTTGCAGGGCTGCCAGGGTGCCACCCACCCCCAGTGCAGCCCCCAAATCGCGGGCAAGGGCGCGAATATAGGTGCCCCTGCCACAGATAATGTGCAGGGTGAGTTCAGGATGACGACCCGGTTGCCAATCCAAGACCTCGATGCGGTACACAGTCACGATACGCGGCGGAACGCTCACTACCTCACCCGCCCGGGCACGGGCATAGAGCCGCTGGCCAGCCACTTGAATCGCACTGTAGGCAGGGGGCAATTGCTCAATTTCACCCATAAATTGAGGGAGCTGTTCTTGGATGGCTGCGAGCGTCAGGTGACTGGCCACCTGTTCTTGGCAAATTTCCCCCGTAATGTCATCGGTGGTGGTGGTAATCCCAAAGCGCACCGTGCCAATGTAGGCCTTGCGATCGCTGAGATAGGGCAGAAGTCGCGTTGCGGCCCCAAGGGCGATCGGCAGTACCCCAGTGGCCATCGGATCCAATGTGCCCCCGTGGCCAATCCGTTTAAGCCGCAGCCGCCGCCGCAGTTCATTAATACAGTCGTGGGACGTGCAGCCAGCAGGTTTATTCAGATTTAAAAAACCAAACATCAAGGGGTTGCAGTTGTTGCAGAACTCAAGGGTAACCCACTGACAAAGCGTTGCAGGGCAGCGATCGCCCGGTTGTAGTCAAGGGTTGAACTCAACAGGTTGCTCTGGGCTTGAATCAGAGCGGTTTCGGCATTGCTCACCTCCGCTTGGGTGCCAATCCCTGCTTGGAAGCGCAGACGAGCCAGGCGCAGTCTCTCCGTGGCTTGGCGTACCGCCGCTTCATTGGTGCGGATATTTTCCTGACTGGATTTGAGGGTGTAGTAGGCCTGCTCCACTTGGAAGCGAATTAAGTTGCGAAAGGCGGCATACTGGGCCTCAGCGATCGCAGCAGCCCTTTCCTGCTGGGCGGCACTGGCACGGGAGACTCCCCCATCAAAGAGGGTGAGGTTCAGTTGACCACCCACCGTATATCCCCAACGGGGCCCGACCCCATCGGTGAGGCTATCCAGGGTGTTAAAACTTCCCCCAGCCACCAACTGCGGGCCTAGGTTTGCCAGGGCAACCCGTCGTTGCTGTAGTGCCGCATTCCGTTGCGTCAGTTGCTGTTCCAACTCCACACGATTTCGAAAGGCCAAGGCAATACTCTCCTCCAGGGAAAGCTGCCATTCCCCGACCACCCGAATTGGGTCAGCGGCGCGCACATTAACCTTGTCATTGAGGCTGAGCACCTGTGCCAGTTGGCGTTGAGCCGTTTGCAGTTGGCTTTGGGCTTGCACCAATTGCTGCTGGTTATTGGCCAGTTGCACCTGTGCTGTAAGGACGTCAAATTGTGTGCCTAGGCCAGCGCGCTCGCGGGCGATCGCATCCCGCAGGCTAATTTGCGAGTTTTGCACTGCTGCTTCGCCAATGCGCACCAGCGCTTCCGCCTGTTGAATGTTGTAGTAGGCATTGGTAACATCCTGACGCAGTTGTTCCAATTGCCGCTGAAGATCCAGCTCAGCATTGCGCACCTGTTCCTGGGCCGCTTTGATACTGGCATCCCGCTGCCCAGAGGTGAAAAGGTTGTAGCCCAGTTGCACGGTGCTGGTCCACGTGTTGCTAGTGGAATTTACCCGCAGCGGCGGCGGCAGTTGGGCATTTTGCAGGCGAATCGCCGCTGAATCCGTGCGACTAATCCCCAATTGCAGGGAAATACTGGGATAGAGAGCAGCCTCCGCTTGGCGCAGCACTGCCCGACTTTGTTGGAGTTGCGCCTCAATAATTTGCAGTTGGCGATTATTCCGCCGAGCGAGTTCAAGCGCTTCGTTGAGGGTAATGGGGCGCTCCAAATCAATTTTCACTTGAGCGGGATGACTGGGGAGATAGAGGGGATCGGGATTGGGATTGAGGGGCAAGAGCTCTGTCGCCCTCGGATTGGGTTGGGCGATCGCGCCCGCCGCCATCGCGATCCAAACACTGGCCAGACTGCCCAGGAGCAGACTGCTTTGCTGGCAGATGAATTGTTGACCCATGCTCACTCCCCACACCGTTACAATTAGGGATTCTCGCTACCACATAAGACTATAACAGTCCTTTTCAAAGGAATCGTTTCCCGAAAGGCGGTACACTGACACTCAATTGGTTCACACTCCAGGCAACTCAAGGCTGGATTAAGCACTGTGGCAACCATCCTACGCACTTGGAGCTATCAATATCCTTGGCTCTACGACACCATTAGCACCCTTGCCGCCATAGCAGTTGGGGGGAGCGATCGCCTGCATCGCCTTG
Proteins encoded in this window:
- the ctpA gene encoding carboxyl-terminal processing protease CtpA encodes the protein MGVRWLQRLICCLVVLVGVWGIFPTDSAIALTEEQKLFNEAWRIVNQAYVDPTFNGQNWWLVREKALKHSLRDREATYAAIQGMLATLEDPFTRFLRPEQFRSLQTTTAGELIGVGLQISTDPETGVLEVIAPIDGSPAAQAGIQPRDRILAIDGVPTPKLSLDEAAERMRGTAGSAVHLLLQRGNEAPQELILHRGHIEINPVTAEVRQVQGHTVGYIRLSQFSAMAPTEMRKAIQMLEQQGAEAYILDLRNNPGGLLQAGVEIAQLWLDSGVIVYTVDRQGIIDSLNASGGALTDDPLVVLVNSGTASASEILAGALQDHGRARLVGDRTYGKGSIQSLFSLSDGSGLAVTIAHYETPNHHNINKVGIEPDRRVLDAPESLMAMGTAADPQYLAALELLHSPIQVATSAG
- the truB gene encoding tRNA pseudouridine(55) synthase TruB, with the translated sequence MFGFLNLNKPAGCTSHDCINELRRRLRLKRIGHGGTLDPMATGVLPIALGAATRLLPYLSDRKAYIGTVRFGITTTTDDITGEICQEQVASHLTLAAIQEQLPQFMGEIEQLPPAYSAIQVAGQRLYARARAGEVVSVPPRIVTVYRIEVLDWQPGRHPELTLHIICGRGTYIRALARDLGAALGVGGTLAALQRIESSGLRIEESHCLESIAPEHLPLCSPQAVLSHLPWLELNAAQLNDWYHGRAVICEGLPPAESVVGVTFATACVGIGISGGDRLHPKVVLKE
- a CDS encoding TolC family protein, which produces MGQQFICQQSSLLLGSLASVWIAMAAGAIAQPNPRATELLPLNPNPDPLYLPSHPAQVKIDLERPITLNEALELARRNNRQLQIIEAQLQQSRAVLRQAEAALYPSISLQLGISRTDSAAIRLQNAQLPPPLRVNSTSNTWTSTVQLGYNLFTSGQRDASIKAAQEQVRNAELDLQRQLEQLRQDVTNAYYNIQQAEALVRIGEAAVQNSQISLRDAIARERAGLGTQFDVLTAQVQLANNQQQLVQAQSQLQTAQRQLAQVLSLNDKVNVRAADPIRVVGEWQLSLEESIALAFRNRVELEQQLTQRNAALQQRRVALANLGPQLVAGGSFNTLDSLTDGVGPRWGYTVGGQLNLTLFDGGVSRASAAQQERAAAIAEAQYAAFRNLIRFQVEQAYYTLKSSQENIRTNEAAVRQATERLRLARLRFQAGIGTQAEVSNAETALIQAQSNLLSSTLDYNRAIAALQRFVSGLPLSSATTATP